The Euphorbia lathyris chromosome 2, ddEupLath1.1, whole genome shotgun sequence genome includes a window with the following:
- the LOC136218666 gene encoding uncharacterized protein isoform X2 produces the protein MAFTSFIGRVLFASIFILSAWQEFNEFGTDGGSAAKSLKPKLDVFSGHVSTHTGFQLPPFELKVAVAAAIALKGVGGLLFIIGSSLGAYLLLLHQAIATPILYDFYNHDADKKEFYQLFIKFTQNLALFGALLFFIGMKNSIPRRQLKKKSPKSKTT, from the exons ATGGCTTTCACCTCATTCATTGGAAGAGTTCTCTTCGCTTCTATCTTCATCCTCTCTGCTTGGCAAGA GTTCAACGAATTTGGTACTGATGGAGGGTCAGCTGCAAAGTCTTTGAAACCAAAATTGGATGTTTTCTCAGGACATGTCTCCACGCATACCGGATTTCAACTGCCGCCTTTTGAA CTGAAGGTTGCTGTTGCTGCTGCTATAGCGTTGAAAGGGGTAGGAGGCCTTCTATTCATCATCGGCAGTTCCCTTGGAGCTTATCTTCTG CTTCTTCATCAGGCAATTGCTACTCCGATATTGTATGACTTCTACAATCACGATGCTGACAAGAAAGAATTTTATCAGCTTTTTATTAAGTTCACCCAA AACTTGGCATTGTTTGGGGCATTGCTCTTCTTCATTGGGATGAAGAACTCAATTCCAAGGAGACAACTGAAGAAAAAGTCGCCTAAATCAAAGACAACTTAA
- the LOC136218666 gene encoding uncharacterized protein isoform X1, with the protein MAFTSFIGRVLFASIFILSAWQEFNEFGTDGGSAAKSLKPKLDVFSGHVSTHTGFQLPPFELKVAVAAAIALKGVGGLLFIIGSSLGAYLLLLHQAIATPILYDFYNHDADKKEFYQLFIKFTQFDLQNLALFGALLFFIGMKNSIPRRQLKKKSPKSKTT; encoded by the exons ATGGCTTTCACCTCATTCATTGGAAGAGTTCTCTTCGCTTCTATCTTCATCCTCTCTGCTTGGCAAGA GTTCAACGAATTTGGTACTGATGGAGGGTCAGCTGCAAAGTCTTTGAAACCAAAATTGGATGTTTTCTCAGGACATGTCTCCACGCATACCGGATTTCAACTGCCGCCTTTTGAA CTGAAGGTTGCTGTTGCTGCTGCTATAGCGTTGAAAGGGGTAGGAGGCCTTCTATTCATCATCGGCAGTTCCCTTGGAGCTTATCTTCTG CTTCTTCATCAGGCAATTGCTACTCCGATATTGTATGACTTCTACAATCACGATGCTGACAAGAAAGAATTTTATCAGCTTTTTATTAAGTTCACCCAA TTTGATTTGCAGAACTTGGCATTGTTTGGGGCATTGCTCTTCTTCATTGGGATGAAGAACTCAATTCCAAGGAGACAACTGAAGAAAAAGTCGCCTAAATCAAAGACAACTTAA